The following nucleotide sequence is from Pseudomonas sessilinigenes.
GGTCGGTGGCCCAGCCGTTGAGGTTGTCCCCGCGCTTGGCCTGGGTCGGGCGACTGCCGTCGGCGTTCAGCGGGTTGACCGTGTCGCGGTCGCCGCGCATGCCGGTGAGGCTGGCCCAGTAGTTGACGGTATTGGTGTTGCGCCAGTTATAGGCGTCGCTGTTGGCTTCCAGGCCGAGCCAGGTCAGGTCGCCGTTCTGCTTCTTGTCCAGCGGGTCGCTGGCGACTCCGGGCTGGGCATAGTCGAGCTTGCCGTCATCGTGGGTGTGATGGGCGCGAATGCCCACCCATTGGCCGGGCGTCCACTGGTAGGCGACGTCGGCGTAGGCGTGCAGGCGGTCCTTGTCCTTGGGCGCCAGTTCCTTGAGGTCGGTGCGGTATTCGCTGAAGCGCTCGGCCAGGCCCAGGTTGGCCCGCAGCAGGGTGGTGTCGAAGGTCCAGTTCAGCGCTTCGATGTTGGTGTCGCGCCATTGGCCGTCGTCGTTGCGCAGGCGCTGGCGGCCGAACTTCAGTTGCTCGCCGGGGTAGGCGGTGAAGCCGCTGTAGCCGACCCAGAACTCGCGCAGGGCCAGGTAGTTCTTCTTGGCCTTGCGGTCGTCGTTGGCCGACTGCTGGCTGGCATCGTCGCTGGATTGTTGCAGGGTGTCGGTCTCGATCACATCGGTGGAGGTCACCGCCTGGCCCATGGCATAGGCGCTCCAGTTGCCGCTTTCGCCATAGACCCAGGGACGCAGGTCCAGGCCGATGCCGTTGACGTCGCCGCCACGCTGGGTACCCAGGTCGCGGTCGTCCTCGGATTGCGCGGTGATCTTCACTTCCAGGCCGAAGTTCTTGGTTTCGCTCAGTGCCGCGAAAGAGGGTGTCGACCAGGCCAGGGCGCAACCCAGGGCAAGCCCCAGCTTCGACAGGCGCAAGGGGGCCTGGCGGTCGCAGCCTGCGGCAGCGGCTACAAGGTGAGTAGAGCGTTTCATAGGGATTCCTCGCCGTCTTCTTCCTGCAGGGCCTGCAGTTGCAGCGTGCTCTGGGCCAGGGTGCCGCGTACGGCCTGTTCCTGTTGCAGCAGGCGCTGGGCTTCGGCGCGTTGGCCGGGGGGCAGTTGTTCATCGAGTTGCTGGGCCAGTTCGTTGGCCTGGGGGGTGTCCTGGACCTTGGCCAGCTGGCTGAAGACGTAGGCATTGACCGGATCGGGGCGGGTGCCGCGGCCCTGGGAAAACAGCTGGGCAATGGCGAAGTCGGCGCTGTTCTGGCCGTTGCGGGCAGCGGTCAGCAGATGGTCCAGGGCCTTTTGCGGATACACCTGGCCCAGGTAGCCACGGCGGTAGATCTGCCCCAGGTAGTAGTCGGCGGCGACCTCGCGGCCCAGGGCTTGCTTGAAGTGTTGCTCGGCCACCTTGGCATCGGCCGGCACCCACTTGCCCTCGTAGTAGAGCTTGCCCAGCAGCAGTTCGGCGCGGGGCTGGTCGGCGGCGCGGCCGTTGTCCAGGTACTTGATCATTTGCTCGACGTCGCCCAGTTCGGGGAAGTCGTAGAGCAGTTGCGCCAGGCTGACCCAGGACGCCGGGTACACCGGGGCCACTTGCTCGAGCAGGGCCTGGGCGGTTTTTTCGTCGGGCTTGCCGAGGCTGGCGTCGCCCAGGACCCGGGCCACGCTGTCGACCCGCTGGGCGCTGACGGTGCCACGGCCATGGCTGGCTTGCAGTTGCTCGATCAGATCGGCTTGCTGCTCGGCCTGGCCGCGCTTCTGGTAGACGGTGGCCAGCTCGACGTAGCAGATATCGGTGCTGTTCAAGGAGGCCTTGCAGATCTTCTCCACCTCATCCAGGTGCTGGTCGTAGGTGCCCTGGGTGCGATACAGCAGGACCTGGGCCAGCCCGGCCTCGGGGTAGCCGGCGGCGCGCCATTGGCCGATCTGCCGCTGGGCGTCGACATTGGGGAAGCTGTGGGGATATTGCAGGTAGAGCATCGCCAGGGGGATCAGGGTGTTGCCTTCGCCGTTGGCGAAGGCCTTCTTCAACAGGCCCTCGGCTTCGTGCTGTTCGGCGTCGCTGGCCCCGGGCTTGGCCGCCAGCAACCGGCCCAGGCGCGCCTGGGCCCGTGGCGAGGTATCGGCGGCGGCGCGGTAGGTGGCCTCGGCCTGCTTGATCTGCGCCGGGTCGCGGCTCTCCACCTGGATATCCGCCAGGCCCACTTGCGCCTCGCTATAACCCAGGTCCGCCAGCTGGCGATAGTTCTGCTGGGCCAGGGCGGTATCGCCGCGCTTGAGGGCTTCGTTGGCCAGGCGCTGGTCCGGCAGGCCGGCGCAACCGGCCAGGGCCAGGGCAGCCACCAACGGCAACACCGCGAGTTGGGTAGGCGTGTTCATGGTTACAGACCCGCGGCCATGGCTTTGTCGATCAGCCAGTTCATCGAAGGCCCGCGGTCGCTGCTGACCTCCACCGGGCGGCCGGCGAACTCGCTGCCCAGGGGCGCGTCGGGCTTGATCTGTACGCGGATATCCGAAGACAGGTCGTTGCCGTTGAGGCTGGTGCTGCTGACGATGGTGCCGGTGCGCACCTGGTCCTCGCCGGCGACCTGCAAATTGACCTTGGTGCCCGGGCGCACGTCGCCGAACTGGCGGTAGGAGAAGCGCGCCTCGACGGTAGCCAGGCTGCCCCGTGGCACCAGTTGGTAGATCACGTCGCCCTTGCTGGCGTACTGACCGTCGGCCACCAGTTGCTGGGCCACGGTGCAGTCACAGGGCGAGGTCAGGGTGCCGGTCATCTGCTTGCCGAACAGCTCCTCGACCTTGGCCGGCTGCAGCTGATTTTCGTCCAGGTGGCCCTTGAGCACATCCAGCATGCTGGTGCTGAAGCTGGCCAGGGGGGCGCCCTTGGCCACGTTGCCGTTGGCCTGCACCAGGCTTTGCACGGTGCCGTCGCGCGGCATGGTCACGTTCATTCCCGGCACATTCACCAGGCCAGCCTCGGCGTGGCTGACGAAGTACATGCCATACACCGACTTGAGGATGAAGCCGAAGGCGGCCAGGCCGACGATGAAGATCCCGGCGCTGAAGGTCACGGCCCGCAGGCGGCCCAGGGGGCTCATGCCGCTGCCGTTGTCCTTGCTCTTGCGCGCCTTGGTGAAGTTGTCGCGCTGCAGGGTGGCGAGCACGTCGCCCATGCTGACGAGGTCGCCGGCCAGGTGCGAGGTGATCAGGTGGCGCAGGGTGGCGATGTCCTGGGGTTCCAGGTTCTGGAACTGGCAGCCGACGCGGCCGTTCTGGCGGTCGAAGGAGCGCACTTGCAGCTCCACGTCCATGGCCAGGCCGAGGTTGTCGATGACGAATTGCAGGCGGCCCTTATGCACGCTGCCCACGGCCAGCATCTGTTGCCCGGCGTTGAAGCTCAGGCCGCCGGCGGAGAGGTCGTGGATCCGCACCTCCAGGGGCTTGGCCTCGGTGCCGAAGAAGCGCAGCTTGGCCGGGATCCTGACCCGGGCGTGCTGGCGCTGGGCTTCGGATTCAT
It contains:
- the algK gene encoding alginate biosynthesis TPR repeat lipoprotein AlgK; the encoded protein is MNTPTQLAVLPLVAALALAGCAGLPDQRLANEALKRGDTALAQQNYRQLADLGYSEAQVGLADIQVESRDPAQIKQAEATYRAAADTSPRAQARLGRLLAAKPGASDAEQHEAEGLLKKAFANGEGNTLIPLAMLYLQYPHSFPNVDAQRQIGQWRAAGYPEAGLAQVLLYRTQGTYDQHLDEVEKICKASLNSTDICYVELATVYQKRGQAEQQADLIEQLQASHGRGTVSAQRVDSVARVLGDASLGKPDEKTAQALLEQVAPVYPASWVSLAQLLYDFPELGDVEQMIKYLDNGRAADQPRAELLLGKLYYEGKWVPADAKVAEQHFKQALGREVAADYYLGQIYRRGYLGQVYPQKALDHLLTAARNGQNSADFAIAQLFSQGRGTRPDPVNAYVFSQLAKVQDTPQANELAQQLDEQLPPGQRAEAQRLLQQEQAVRGTLAQSTLQLQALQEEDGEESL
- a CDS encoding alginate biosynthesis protein Alg44 translates to MNTAVNVNVVHESEAQRQHARVRIPAKLRFFGTEAKPLEVRIHDLSAGGLSFNAGQQMLAVGSVHKGRLQFVIDNLGLAMDVELQVRSFDRQNGRVGCQFQNLEPQDIATLRHLITSHLAGDLVSMGDVLATLQRDNFTKARKSKDNGSGMSPLGRLRAVTFSAGIFIVGLAAFGFILKSVYGMYFVSHAEAGLVNVPGMNVTMPRDGTVQSLVQANGNVAKGAPLASFSTSMLDVLKGHLDENQLQPAKVEELFGKQMTGTLTSPCDCTVAQQLVADGQYASKGDVIYQLVPRGSLATVEARFSYRQFGDVRPGTKVNLQVAGEDQVRTGTIVSSTSLNGNDLSSDIRVQIKPDAPLGSEFAGRPVEVSSDRGPSMNWLIDKAMAAGL
- a CDS encoding alginate export family protein; translated protein: MKRSTHLVAAAAGCDRQAPLRLSKLGLALGCALAWSTPSFAALSETKNFGLEVKITAQSEDDRDLGTQRGGDVNGIGLDLRPWVYGESGNWSAYAMGQAVTSTDVIETDTLQQSSDDASQQSANDDRKAKKNYLALREFWVGYSGFTAYPGEQLKFGRQRLRNDDGQWRDTNIEALNWTFDTTLLRANLGLAERFSEYRTDLKELAPKDKDRLHAYADVAYQWTPGQWVGIRAHHTHDDGKLDYAQPGVASDPLDKKQNGDLTWLGLEANSDAYNWRNTNTVNYWASLTGMRGDRDTVNPLNADGSRPTQAKRGDNLNGWATDLGVRLRLDPNWQVGAAYARASAEYEQNGLQSNRSNYTGTRSRVHRFGEAFRGEMNNTQTATLFGSWQLREDYDASLVYHKFWRVDGNKPVGSNGINAVDNNYDDTTGALLGSTSLPLQDGKKDLGQEMDLVVTKYFKQGLLPAALSQSIDEPAALVRFRGGVFKPGDAYGKDVDSYMHRAFIDVIWRF